A single region of the Arthrobacter sp. PAMC25564 genome encodes:
- a CDS encoding S1 family peptidase gives MKTSKFQLVVRGAAAAAIALAGSFSSVPALAEAAAGPTPSPTASATPTASASPVAPDPAPAAPAVSDAGLAEAIRRDLGMTLEEFDAAGEQAKRAADAVPSLRVLPGYGGITLKGGKIVVTGSGTELQARVDQLNQANPADFVLVPPAAAPSAPSAPAASAVPSAAASAAPTAAELVASSTEQLFQAYVRDVGPAGLQAVAYADGHFVIRTGGINRAETGLPAVLDPRHPPTPAAAPPTPPAAATPTLPGKISPAEFVARYANVHLEKGDPIKTEEDLYGGQGYVIDQMAICSAGFGAFSPAGLPEVLTAGHCAGDGPAKKAADLEPPTASTAGGAITPLARPLAPLGTFGFSQFGGLNNSWITGTEASPGNVGTDIAVIELLRSGVNIQPAATKWDNVATPGATAVKIIGMVSPFQGQAVCRSGRTTGWSCGTVNELGIYVVGGATTNVADLRAFRGFLSYDVQSSGGDSGGPWVSGNYAVGTHSAGDAAGSAQNFAIATTLEDSITHIPGGVQLQLFLNKPELAAPANGTPVTAGEPITGRVLAAPASAVAANSKVRITVGTQKLDVPVDSTGNWSFRAPLPAGPLTFTAETVNGFSHSGAETFTVDVAPSALPVPGMTTPTDASLPAVGSIDGTGMPGAVVTLSGDVSGTGTVALDGHWAVPVDGRAAFGKVTVTATLSSPGIADSPSATGTFTVIPPAPGETTIPDGLHFNQDALPSTISGNGVEGAEVTVLIDGVPARVTQPGGGAGVGARAVVRALMPQVLVAGGRWSLPFPAGLALGPHRLTVTQSVDGVESAPLDSTFTIDPAAVHPADAPPATAHPAGDTGSGSGQLPNTGAGALQPAAGLAAGALALGAALLLLGRRRVRS, from the coding sequence GTGAAGACTTCGAAGTTCCAGCTTGTGGTGCGGGGTGCCGCGGCCGCAGCCATTGCGCTTGCCGGTTCGTTCTCCTCGGTTCCCGCGCTGGCCGAGGCCGCGGCGGGCCCCACGCCGTCGCCCACCGCCTCAGCGACTCCCACCGCCTCAGCGTCGCCCGTCGCGCCGGACCCTGCGCCCGCCGCGCCCGCGGTCAGCGACGCCGGGCTGGCGGAGGCCATCCGGCGGGACCTGGGCATGACACTGGAGGAATTCGACGCAGCAGGCGAGCAGGCCAAGCGCGCCGCCGACGCCGTGCCCTCCCTGCGTGTCCTCCCCGGCTATGGGGGGATCACCTTGAAGGGTGGCAAGATCGTTGTCACCGGCAGCGGCACCGAACTGCAGGCGCGCGTGGATCAACTGAACCAGGCCAATCCGGCTGATTTCGTGCTGGTGCCCCCTGCCGCCGCGCCCTCAGCTCCCTCCGCGCCGGCAGCTTCGGCCGTGCCCTCGGCGGCAGCCTCGGCGGCTCCCACGGCTGCCGAGCTGGTGGCCTCCAGCACGGAGCAGTTGTTCCAGGCCTACGTCCGGGACGTAGGCCCCGCCGGGCTGCAGGCCGTTGCCTACGCCGACGGCCACTTCGTCATCCGCACCGGCGGAATCAATAGGGCGGAGACAGGGCTTCCGGCGGTGCTGGACCCGCGGCATCCGCCGACGCCAGCGGCGGCGCCTCCAACGCCCCCGGCGGCTGCCACACCCACTCTGCCGGGCAAGATCTCGCCCGCGGAATTCGTGGCCCGCTATGCCAACGTCCATTTGGAAAAAGGTGATCCGATCAAGACGGAAGAGGACCTGTACGGCGGGCAGGGCTACGTCATCGACCAGATGGCCATCTGCTCGGCCGGCTTCGGCGCCTTCAGCCCCGCCGGCCTGCCCGAGGTGCTGACAGCCGGACACTGCGCCGGAGACGGACCGGCCAAGAAGGCCGCCGACCTCGAGCCTCCCACTGCCTCCACCGCAGGCGGAGCGATAACACCGCTGGCGCGCCCGCTCGCGCCGCTGGGAACCTTCGGGTTCAGCCAGTTCGGTGGCCTGAACAACTCATGGATTACGGGTACCGAGGCCAGCCCCGGCAACGTGGGCACCGACATCGCCGTCATCGAGCTCCTCCGGTCCGGAGTCAACATCCAGCCTGCCGCGACAAAGTGGGACAACGTCGCCACCCCGGGTGCGACGGCCGTGAAGATCATCGGTATGGTTTCACCGTTTCAGGGCCAGGCGGTCTGCCGGTCCGGGCGGACTACCGGCTGGTCCTGCGGCACGGTGAACGAGCTGGGGATCTACGTGGTGGGCGGCGCTACTACCAACGTTGCCGATCTCCGGGCATTCCGCGGCTTCCTCTCCTACGACGTCCAATCCAGCGGCGGGGACTCAGGTGGGCCCTGGGTCAGCGGCAACTACGCAGTCGGCACCCACAGTGCCGGGGACGCCGCGGGATCCGCCCAGAATTTTGCCATCGCCACGACGCTCGAGGACTCCATCACCCACATCCCCGGCGGCGTTCAGCTGCAGCTCTTCCTGAACAAGCCCGAACTCGCGGCCCCCGCGAACGGGACTCCGGTAACGGCTGGGGAGCCCATCACAGGACGCGTTCTGGCGGCTCCTGCTTCAGCGGTGGCAGCGAATTCCAAGGTCCGCATCACCGTCGGGACTCAAAAACTCGACGTACCGGTGGACTCCACCGGGAACTGGTCTTTCCGGGCCCCGCTGCCCGCCGGCCCGTTGACCTTTACGGCCGAGACCGTAAACGGATTCAGCCATTCCGGTGCGGAGACCTTCACCGTGGACGTCGCGCCGTCGGCGCTGCCGGTGCCCGGGATGACGACGCCGACGGACGCCTCCCTGCCGGCCGTGGGCAGCATCGATGGCACCGGAATGCCCGGCGCCGTCGTGACGCTGTCCGGTGACGTTTCCGGGACCGGGACGGTGGCATTGGATGGACATTGGGCGGTTCCGGTGGACGGCCGGGCGGCCTTCGGCAAAGTGACGGTGACTGCCACGCTTTCGTCCCCCGGCATTGCGGACAGCCCCTCCGCCACCGGTACCTTCACGGTCATTCCGCCAGCCCCGGGAGAAACAACGATTCCGGACGGGCTGCACTTCAACCAGGACGCACTTCCCTCGACGATCTCCGGAAACGGCGTCGAGGGCGCCGAGGTGACGGTATTGATCGATGGGGTGCCGGCCCGTGTCACGCAGCCCGGTGGCGGAGCCGGCGTCGGGGCCCGGGCCGTGGTGCGCGCGCTGATGCCGCAGGTCCTCGTGGCCGGCGGACGCTGGAGCCTGCCGTTCCCGGCGGGCCTGGCCTTAGGCCCGCATAGGCTCACGGTCACCCAATCGGTCGACGGCGTTGAATCCGCCCCGCTTGACTCGACGTTCACCATCGACCCGGCGGCAGTCCACCCGGCGGACGCACCTCCGGCCACAGCGCATCCAGCGGGCGACACCGGCAGCGGTTCCGGGCAGTTACCCAACACCGGGGCCGGAGCCCTGCAGCCCGCAGCCGGACTGGCAGCGGGAGCCCTGGCGCTCGGCGCAGCCCTGCTGCTCCTGGGCCGGCGCCGGGTCCGAAGCTGA
- the paaZ gene encoding phenylacetic acid degradation bifunctional protein PaaZ codes for MTTTATAPEPTVDTVGIVPSFIRDSWWTPEAGSAAGAVPVLDASTGELLARVSTAGLDLGAVVDYGRTTGQAELGKLTFHQRALKLKELAQYLNGRRDEFYAVSAQTGATKIDSMIDIDGGIGVLFTFGSKGRRELPNSQVVVDGPMEVLSKDGSFAGEHIFTRIPGVAVQINAFNFPVWGMLEKLAPAFIAGVPTIVKPATPTGYVAAAVVKAIIESGILPKGSLQLISGSVRTLLDHLDYRDFVSFTGSASTANTLKSHRNVVEGGVRFTSETDSLNAAILGPDAVKGTPEFDAFIKSVVTEMTAKAGQKCTSIRRAIVPQTLVSDVVTAVGDRIKERIVLGDPRAEGVNMGALASREQLADVRAAVQTMLDAGGELAYGTLDSPRVTSADGTVGVVEEGAFMSPVLLSWADPEAEEVHSLEAFGPVSSVIGYTDLADAVRLAARGGGSLVATVCTNDPAVARELVTGIAAHHGRVLMLNREDARSSTGHGSPVPHLVHGGPGRAGGGEELGGIRSVMHHMQRTAIQGSPNMLTAVTGIWHTGADRNFTLDTEGQHPFRKHLSTLHIGDAIRSGLREVTLEEITKFANSTGDTFYAHTNQEAAAANPFFPGIVAHGYLLLAWGAGLFVEPAPGPVLANYGLESLRFITPVAAGDSIRVTLTAKKITPRETDEYGEVAWDAVLTNQNDEIVATYDVLTLVEK; via the coding sequence ATGACCACCACTGCAACAGCTCCGGAACCCACAGTAGACACTGTAGGGATCGTTCCCAGCTTCATCCGGGATTCCTGGTGGACCCCCGAGGCCGGCTCCGCAGCCGGCGCGGTCCCCGTCCTCGATGCCAGCACCGGCGAGCTCCTGGCCAGGGTGAGCACCGCGGGCCTGGACCTCGGCGCCGTCGTGGATTACGGGCGCACCACCGGGCAGGCGGAACTGGGCAAGCTGACCTTCCACCAGCGAGCCCTCAAGCTCAAGGAGCTGGCGCAGTACCTCAACGGCCGCCGCGACGAGTTCTACGCCGTCTCGGCGCAGACCGGCGCCACCAAGATCGACTCGATGATCGACATCGACGGCGGCATCGGCGTGCTTTTCACCTTCGGTTCCAAGGGCCGCCGCGAACTTCCCAACTCCCAGGTGGTCGTCGACGGACCCATGGAGGTGCTGTCCAAGGACGGCTCGTTCGCCGGTGAACACATCTTCACCCGCATCCCCGGCGTGGCCGTGCAGATCAACGCCTTCAACTTCCCGGTATGGGGCATGCTCGAGAAGCTCGCCCCGGCCTTCATTGCCGGCGTCCCCACCATCGTCAAGCCCGCCACGCCCACCGGCTATGTGGCGGCGGCCGTGGTCAAGGCGATCATCGAATCCGGCATCCTGCCCAAGGGCTCGCTGCAGCTGATTTCCGGCTCGGTCCGCACCCTGCTGGACCACCTCGACTACCGCGACTTCGTGTCCTTCACCGGATCCGCCTCGACGGCCAACACCCTGAAGTCCCACCGCAACGTGGTCGAGGGCGGCGTCCGCTTTACCTCGGAAACCGACTCCCTCAACGCCGCGATCCTGGGCCCGGACGCCGTCAAGGGCACGCCGGAGTTCGACGCCTTCATCAAGTCCGTCGTCACCGAAATGACCGCCAAGGCCGGCCAGAAGTGCACCTCGATCCGCCGCGCGATCGTGCCGCAGACGCTGGTGTCCGACGTCGTGACCGCCGTGGGGGACCGGATCAAGGAGCGCATCGTGCTCGGTGACCCCCGCGCCGAGGGCGTCAACATGGGCGCCCTGGCCTCCCGGGAGCAGCTCGCCGACGTCCGCGCCGCCGTCCAGACCATGCTCGACGCCGGCGGCGAGCTCGCCTACGGAACCCTCGATTCGCCCCGGGTGACCAGCGCGGACGGGACCGTCGGCGTCGTCGAAGAGGGCGCCTTTATGTCCCCCGTGCTGCTGAGCTGGGCCGATCCGGAAGCCGAGGAAGTCCACTCGCTCGAGGCGTTCGGCCCGGTGTCCTCGGTGATTGGCTACACGGACCTGGCCGACGCCGTCCGCCTCGCCGCCCGCGGTGGCGGCTCGCTCGTGGCCACGGTCTGCACCAACGATCCTGCCGTGGCCCGCGAGCTGGTCACCGGCATCGCGGCCCACCACGGCCGTGTCCTGATGCTCAACCGCGAGGATGCCCGCAGCTCCACCGGCCACGGCTCGCCGGTCCCGCACCTGGTCCACGGCGGACCCGGCCGCGCCGGCGGCGGCGAGGAACTCGGCGGCATCCGCTCGGTCATGCACCACATGCAGCGCACCGCCATCCAGGGCTCACCCAACATGCTGACCGCGGTCACGGGCATCTGGCACACCGGGGCCGACCGCAACTTCACGCTGGACACCGAGGGCCAGCACCCGTTCCGGAAGCACCTGAGCACGCTGCACATCGGCGACGCCATCCGCTCCGGGCTCCGCGAAGTGACGCTGGAGGAGATCACCAAGTTCGCCAACTCCACCGGTGACACCTTCTACGCGCACACCAATCAGGAGGCCGCTGCGGCCAACCCGTTCTTCCCGGGTATCGTGGCCCACGGCTACCTGCTGCTGGCCTGGGGCGCGGGCCTGTTCGTGGAGCCCGCTCCGGGCCCGGTACTGGCCAACTACGGCCTGGAGAGCCTGCGCTTCATCACCCCCGTGGCCGCAGGCGACTCCATCCGGGTCACGCTGACGGCCAAGAAGATCACCCCGCGCGAGACCGACGAGTACGGCGAGGTTGCCTGGGATGCCGTCCTGACCAACCAGAACGACGAAATCGTGGCCACCTACGACGTCCTCACCCTCGTCGAAAAGTAG
- a CDS encoding globin domain-containing protein, protein MLSDTSLPVIKATLPVVGEHIQEIAKRFYQHMFEARPDLLDGLFNRGNQADGRQQQALAGSIAAFAGMLVDHPDQVPDHLLSRVAHKHVSLGLSPDQYQIVHDHLMWAIVDVLGDAVTPEVAAAWDEVYWLMGNMLINKERGLYTAVHLAPDTIWRTWRVVQRIQETDDVVTFVVERTDERDVKPSLPGQYVTIKMTMADGVHQPRQYSLTKADDGQHRQFAVKRVHGLATPDGEMSTLLHNNVQVGDEVVLSAPFGDVVLEYTDRPLVLASAGIGITPMAGMISHLVKSGSQRRVMLLHADDSEASFPLRAQVREDLAKLADGTLTTWFLNPAEGAETSGSGFSGFMDVGAVELPDDAEYYLCGPLPFLKSVRGALISAGVPGKDIQYEVFGPDLWLADFQ, encoded by the coding sequence ATGCTCTCAGACACCTCGCTTCCTGTCATCAAGGCAACGCTGCCCGTCGTGGGCGAGCATATCCAGGAGATCGCCAAGCGTTTCTACCAACATATGTTCGAGGCCCGGCCGGACCTCCTTGACGGGCTCTTCAACCGGGGGAACCAGGCCGACGGCCGCCAGCAGCAGGCACTCGCCGGATCCATCGCGGCGTTCGCCGGCATGCTGGTGGACCACCCGGACCAGGTGCCGGACCATCTCCTCTCCCGGGTGGCGCACAAACACGTCTCGCTGGGGCTGAGCCCGGACCAGTACCAGATTGTCCATGACCACCTGATGTGGGCCATCGTGGACGTGCTCGGGGACGCCGTCACTCCCGAGGTCGCCGCAGCCTGGGACGAGGTCTACTGGCTGATGGGGAACATGCTCATCAACAAGGAACGCGGGCTGTACACCGCCGTGCACCTCGCCCCCGACACGATCTGGCGGACGTGGCGGGTGGTCCAGCGGATCCAGGAGACCGACGACGTCGTCACGTTCGTCGTCGAACGGACCGACGAACGCGACGTCAAGCCTTCCCTGCCTGGCCAGTATGTGACCATCAAGATGACCATGGCCGACGGCGTGCACCAGCCCAGGCAATACAGCCTGACCAAGGCCGACGACGGGCAGCACCGGCAGTTCGCGGTGAAGCGGGTCCATGGGCTGGCTACTCCCGACGGCGAGATGTCCACGCTGCTCCACAACAATGTCCAGGTGGGCGACGAGGTGGTGCTCTCGGCGCCCTTCGGCGACGTGGTGCTGGAGTACACCGACCGCCCCTTGGTCCTGGCCAGCGCCGGAATCGGCATCACCCCGATGGCCGGGATGATTTCGCACCTGGTCAAGTCCGGCTCCCAGCGCCGGGTGATGCTCCTGCATGCCGATGACAGCGAGGCGTCGTTCCCGCTCCGGGCGCAGGTCAGGGAGGACCTCGCAAAGCTGGCGGACGGCACCCTGACCACGTGGTTCCTCAATCCGGCCGAGGGCGCAGAGACGTCCGGATCCGGGTTCTCGGGTTTCATGGACGTCGGCGCGGTGGAACTCCCGGACGACGCCGAGTACTACCTCTGCGGTCCGCTGCCGTTCCTGAAGTCGGTCCGGGGCGCCCTGATTTCCGCCGGCGTCCCAGGCAAGGACATCCAGTATGAAGTCTTCGGCCCGGACCTCTGGCTGGCGGACTTCCAGTAA
- a CDS encoding TetR/AcrR family transcriptional regulator, producing the protein MPSTAIPTKRGRPGYDQESVLNIAVDVFNRHGYDATSMGILAEHLGISKSAIYHHVPSKGDLLRLALEQALGGLEAVLEQPQALTGTAEARLEFVLRQTIAVLVERLPFVTLLLRLRGNTEIERNAMERRRTFDHKVAALISAARDEGSLRQDIDPRTVTRLLFGTINSIVEWYKPGGSLSPEKLADDVITMAFNGLHIPR; encoded by the coding sequence ATGCCCAGCACAGCAATCCCCACCAAGCGCGGCCGTCCAGGCTATGACCAGGAGTCCGTGCTGAACATCGCCGTCGACGTCTTCAACCGGCACGGCTATGACGCCACGTCGATGGGCATCCTTGCCGAGCACCTGGGCATCTCCAAATCCGCCATCTACCACCATGTTCCGTCAAAGGGCGATCTCCTGCGGCTTGCCCTGGAACAGGCCCTCGGCGGCCTGGAGGCCGTCCTGGAGCAGCCCCAGGCCCTCACCGGAACCGCCGAAGCCCGGCTGGAGTTCGTGCTCCGTCAAACCATCGCGGTCCTGGTCGAGCGGCTGCCGTTCGTGACGCTGCTGCTGCGCCTGCGCGGCAATACGGAGATCGAGCGAAACGCGATGGAGCGCCGGCGCACCTTCGACCACAAGGTCGCGGCGCTGATCTCCGCGGCCCGCGATGAGGGCTCGCTGCGCCAGGACATCGACCCCCGCACCGTCACGCGGCTGCTGTTCGGCACCATCAACTCGATCGTGGAGTGGTACAAGCCCGGCGGTTCGCTGTCCCCGGAGAAGCTGGCCGACGACGTCATCACCATGGCGTTCAACGGCCTGCACATCCCCCGCTGA
- the paaK gene encoding phenylacetate--CoA ligase PaaK has translation MTQETVAATTDAVLDREETMSRDELEALQLSRLQHTVAYAYDRVPLYKRKFDETGVHPTDLRELSDLGKFPFTTKEDLRLEYPFGMFAVPQHEVARIHASSGTTGRATVVGYTKKDLADWAKLVARCLRMAGVRPGMKVHNAYGYGLFTGGMGAHAGAEALGCTVIPISGGQTERQITLIQDFKPDAILATPTYLLTIADAMAKQGIDPASTSLKYAVLGAEPWTEEMRHELEVMMNIKACDIYGLSEVMGPGVAGEAVETQDGSHIWEDHFRPEIIDAFDSSIVLGDGEPGELVFTSLTKEALPIIRYRTKDLSRLLPGTARPAHRRMGRITGRSDDMIILRGVNLFPSQIEEIALRIPELSPHFQLELSRPEGQRMDQLTVKIERRESVTVEGSAAAARTLQQQIKIHVGSSCTVDVVDPGSLERSNGKLRRIYDMRPKA, from the coding sequence ATGACGCAAGAAACCGTCGCCGCCACCACTGATGCAGTCCTGGACCGCGAGGAAACCATGTCCCGCGACGAGCTGGAGGCGCTGCAGCTCAGCCGCCTGCAGCACACCGTGGCCTACGCCTATGACCGAGTTCCCCTGTACAAGCGCAAGTTTGACGAGACCGGGGTGCACCCCACGGACCTCCGCGAGCTCTCCGACCTTGGCAAGTTCCCCTTCACCACCAAGGAAGACCTCCGCCTGGAGTACCCCTTCGGCATGTTCGCCGTGCCCCAGCACGAGGTGGCCCGCATCCACGCCAGCTCCGGCACCACCGGCCGCGCCACCGTGGTGGGCTACACCAAGAAGGACCTCGCCGACTGGGCCAAGCTCGTGGCACGCTGCCTGCGCATGGCCGGCGTCCGCCCGGGCATGAAGGTCCACAACGCCTACGGCTACGGTCTGTTCACCGGCGGCATGGGCGCCCACGCCGGCGCGGAGGCCCTGGGCTGCACCGTCATCCCGATCTCCGGCGGCCAGACCGAACGCCAGATCACGCTGATCCAGGACTTCAAGCCCGACGCCATCCTGGCCACCCCCACCTACCTGCTGACCATCGCCGACGCCATGGCCAAGCAGGGCATCGACCCGGCCTCCACCTCGCTGAAGTACGCCGTCCTGGGTGCCGAGCCGTGGACCGAGGAAATGCGCCACGAGCTCGAAGTGATGATGAACATCAAGGCGTGTGACATCTACGGGCTCTCCGAGGTCATGGGCCCGGGCGTGGCCGGCGAAGCCGTGGAAACGCAGGACGGCAGCCACATCTGGGAGGACCACTTCCGCCCCGAGATCATCGACGCCTTCGACTCCTCCATCGTCCTGGGCGACGGCGAACCCGGCGAACTGGTCTTCACCTCCCTCACCAAGGAGGCGCTGCCGATCATCCGGTACCGCACCAAGGACCTGAGCCGGCTGCTGCCCGGCACCGCACGCCCCGCGCACCGCCGGATGGGCCGCATCACCGGCCGCAGCGATGACATGATCATCCTGCGCGGCGTGAACCTGTTCCCCTCCCAGATCGAGGAAATCGCGCTGCGCATCCCGGAGCTGAGCCCGCACTTCCAGCTCGAGCTTTCCCGCCCTGAGGGCCAGCGGATGGACCAGTTGACGGTCAAGATCGAGCGCCGCGAGTCCGTCACCGTCGAGGGAAGCGCGGCGGCAGCCCGGACCCTGCAGCAGCAGATCAAGATCCACGTCGGGTCCTCCTGCACGGTCGACGTCGTCGATCCGGGGTCGCTCGAGCGGTCCAACGGCAAGCTGCGCCGGATCTACGACATGCGTCCCAAGGCCTAG
- a CDS encoding hotdog fold thioesterase, with protein MTPEPGSTELWKITLGELDEKMGVKIVEESVERVVATMPVEGNRQSFGLLHGGASLAVGEAVGSWAAVIHASTLGKTAVGVDVSATHHKSAREGTITITATPIHLGGTLTTHEVLITNDAGQRLCTLRITNLLLDRKA; from the coding sequence ATGACGCCAGAGCCCGGCAGTACAGAACTGTGGAAAATCACGCTTGGCGAGCTTGACGAAAAGATGGGCGTGAAAATCGTCGAGGAATCCGTGGAGCGCGTTGTGGCGACCATGCCGGTGGAAGGCAACCGGCAGTCCTTCGGGCTGCTGCACGGCGGCGCGTCGCTCGCCGTCGGCGAGGCCGTGGGCTCCTGGGCCGCCGTGATCCATGCCAGCACCCTGGGGAAGACGGCGGTGGGCGTTGACGTGTCCGCGACCCATCACAAGTCGGCCCGCGAGGGGACCATCACGATCACGGCCACCCCCATCCACCTCGGCGGGACGCTCACGACCCACGAGGTCCTGATCACCAACGACGCCGGCCAGCGGCTGTGCACCCTGCGGATCACCAACCTGCTGCTGGACCGCAAGGCCTGA
- a CDS encoding VOC family protein — translation MTLVLNKATTVLPVDDVARAHSFYADMLGLPHRGTASDGSDLFGSDGGPMLQLMPVTDGKHSDHTALSFEVSGLEETVKEMEARGVTFQDYDLPDLKTENHICTTDSEKCAWFMDSEHNVLCVHENITSPADYQL, via the coding sequence ATGACACTAGTACTGAACAAAGCCACAACCGTCCTGCCAGTCGATGATGTAGCGCGTGCCCACAGCTTCTATGCGGACATGTTGGGGCTCCCACACCGTGGAACAGCAAGTGATGGAAGCGATTTATTCGGCAGCGACGGCGGCCCTATGCTGCAGCTCATGCCGGTCACAGACGGGAAGCATTCCGACCACACGGCCCTGAGTTTCGAGGTCAGCGGATTGGAAGAGACCGTCAAGGAGATGGAGGCCAGGGGCGTCACGTTTCAGGACTACGACCTCCCGGATCTCAAGACGGAGAACCACATCTGTACTACGGATTCGGAGAAGTGCGCCTGGTTCATGGATTCGGAGCACAACGTCCTGTGCGTCCATGAGAACATCACCTCGCCGGCTGACTATCAGCTCTGA
- a CDS encoding DUF427 domain-containing protein has product MATKLSKVILGAFPQLRYEPTAKRVRASLGGNAVVDTLHAYLVWEPRRITPIYAVPETELLAGLSTPAGSGADVSEHGFTLSSDAPPLLDPRTGFGRHTAPGEQLDVVTATATAPGAAFRPDDPDLAGFVVLDFGAFDWREDDEEIIGHPRDPFHRVDIRASSVKVELALDGVTLASTNGAQLLYETLLPVRYYIPPGDVRLDLMQESPKRTVCPYKGEASYWTYPGPESGRDVAWSYDRRFRDAAQIHGLISFFNERADLTVGGVLQPRPVTPWSRPQDSRPGSPSVATPSADSPAPDSGKAPR; this is encoded by the coding sequence ATGGCCACGAAACTATCCAAGGTGATCCTCGGAGCCTTTCCCCAGCTGCGCTACGAACCCACGGCCAAACGGGTCCGGGCGAGCCTTGGCGGGAACGCCGTCGTCGACACCCTGCACGCGTACCTGGTCTGGGAGCCGCGGCGCATCACCCCCATCTATGCCGTGCCGGAAACGGAACTGCTCGCCGGGCTCAGCACACCGGCCGGCTCGGGCGCCGACGTCTCCGAACATGGGTTCACGCTGTCCTCCGATGCGCCGCCGTTGCTGGATCCCCGGACGGGATTCGGCCGGCACACCGCCCCCGGCGAACAGCTCGACGTCGTGACGGCAACCGCGACGGCGCCCGGCGCCGCGTTCCGTCCGGACGATCCTGACCTGGCCGGGTTTGTGGTCCTGGATTTCGGTGCCTTCGACTGGCGGGAAGATGACGAGGAGATCATCGGCCACCCCCGCGACCCGTTCCACCGCGTGGACATCCGGGCCTCCTCCGTCAAGGTGGAGCTGGCTCTCGACGGCGTCACGCTCGCCAGCACGAACGGCGCCCAGCTCCTGTACGAGACGTTGCTCCCGGTCCGCTACTACATCCCGCCCGGGGACGTGCGCCTGGATCTGATGCAGGAGAGTCCCAAACGGACTGTCTGCCCGTACAAGGGCGAAGCCAGCTACTGGACGTACCCCGGCCCGGAGAGCGGGAGGGACGTCGCCTGGAGCTATGACCGGCGCTTCCGGGACGCCGCCCAGATCCACGGCCTCATCAGCTTCTTCAATGAGCGGGCCGACCTGACGGTCGGCGGCGTGCTCCAGCCCCGGCCCGTGACGCCCTGGTCCCGGCCACAAGACTCCCGGCCGGGGAGCCCTTCAGTGGCCACTCCTTCAGCGGACAGCCCTGCGCCGGACAGCGGGAAGGCGCCCCGCTGA
- a CDS encoding tyrosine-protein phosphatase: protein MDEQGKAVGWDGAVNAWQVAGDVYRMGRREWLTAAGWKQAYASGIRTVVDLRNDDERQRRETDPAVGAEVMAAFDVVLAPTEDPGNSEFRALCRPYLNNPASYADNARIFPEKLAAVFKAVAAARGGVVIHCSAGRDRSGMVAAMLQDLAGDTDDAIVQGYQRSMRGINEYRRLATVPHPHERYLPDDVLLPLLEFRGGSLLKFVRSLKTRDYLRRHGVTDPELTAILGKLGRLQ from the coding sequence CTGGGACGGGGCGGTCAACGCCTGGCAAGTCGCCGGCGACGTCTACCGGATGGGACGCCGGGAATGGCTCACCGCGGCCGGCTGGAAGCAGGCCTACGCCAGCGGCATCCGGACCGTCGTCGACCTGCGCAACGATGACGAGCGGCAGCGCCGGGAGACCGACCCGGCGGTGGGCGCCGAGGTGATGGCGGCGTTCGACGTCGTGCTGGCGCCCACGGAAGACCCCGGCAACAGCGAGTTCCGCGCCCTCTGCCGGCCATACCTGAACAACCCGGCGTCCTACGCGGACAACGCCCGGATCTTCCCGGAGAAGCTCGCCGCCGTCTTCAAGGCGGTTGCGGCGGCGCGGGGCGGCGTCGTGATCCATTGCTCCGCCGGCCGGGACCGCAGCGGAATGGTGGCGGCGATGCTCCAGGACCTCGCCGGAGACACCGACGACGCCATAGTGCAGGGCTACCAGCGCTCGATGCGGGGCATCAACGAGTACCGACGGCTCGCGACGGTCCCGCATCCGCATGAGCGGTACCTGCCCGACGACGTCCTGCTTCCGCTGCTGGAATTCCGCGGCGGAAGCCTGCTGAAGTTCGTCCGCTCGCTGAAGACCCGGGATTACCTCCGACGCCACGGGGTGACGGACCCGGAGCTCACTGCCATCCTCGGCAAACTGGGGCGGCTACAGTAG